Proteins encoded in a region of the Oscarella lobularis chromosome 5, ooOscLobu1.1, whole genome shotgun sequence genome:
- the LOC136187368 gene encoding uncharacterized protein → MKLTLRVTRLIAAYFHLGKKYSVREINDHNAYSGYRHVWKSVQKKCVRYIPREIVRKIISIYNPDDVAMRKRHRFIRQQYSSPGPNFTWHVDGYDNLKRFGFLIHGGIDGFSRRLMWLRLVGSNNNPLHIADLFLDCVFLNRCCPAVVRSDYGTENTLLSKMQMMLRDEGNDGLAGGRSHQFGKSAFNQRIESFWLQLSRTFTLYWSDQLQVHRIHFNKMNFTVELSSQTLSDRGLVDYSDCLQSPSCKIFVNGGMVIPFAVKGIYERYLARPPMTSSLFLGDMLQIAAKTVTLKVQ, encoded by the exons ATGAAG TTAACTTTGAGAGTAACACGGCTCATTGCTGCGTATTTTCACCTTGGAAAGAAGTATTCGGTG CGCGAAATAAATGATCACAATGCCTACTCTGGTTACAGGCACGTGTGGAAAAGCGTTCAAAAAAAATGCGTTCGGTACATTCCAAG AGAGATTGTTCGCaaaataatttctatttACAATCCCGATGACGTGGCGATGCGAAAAAGGCATCGCTTCATTCGTCAACAATATTCTTCTCCT GGGCCAAACTTTACTTGGCATGTGGACGGCTACGACAATTTAAAGCGATTTGGCTTTCTCATTCACGGAGGAATTGACGG cttttctcgtcggctAATGTGGCTGCGATTGGTGGGCAGCAACAACAATCCTCTACATATTGCTGACTTGTTTCTCGACTGCGTTTTCCTTAACAGAT GCTGTCCTGCTGTCGTTCGCTCTGATTACGGCACAGAAAATACGCTTCTATCCAAGATGCAGATGATGCTAAGAGATGAGGGCAATGACGGTCTCGCAGGTGGTCGCAGCCACCAGTTTGGAAAATCGGCGTTCAATCAACGGATTGAATCTTTTTGGTTACAACTCTCCAGAACTTTTACGTTGTATTGGAGTGATCAACTGCAGGTCCATAGAATTCACTTCAATAAAATGAACTTTACCGTAGAACTTTCGTCACAGACTTTATCCGACAGAGGACTCGTCGATTACTCCGATTGTTTGCAAAG TCCAAGCTGCAAGATTTTTGTCAATGGTGGAATGGTCATACCATTCGCCGTCAAAGGAATTTACGAACGATATCTGGCGCGTCCCCCGATGACTTCTTCTTTGTTCCTAGGCGATATG CTGCAAATAGCAGCGAAAACAGTTACGCTTAAAGTTCAATAA
- the LOC136187079 gene encoding uncharacterized protein, whose amino-acid sequence MTSPYPSPTKSQIATDYERLSDVAYSPLNYRANFHAVVDTLSDVKQPANAGQSRVSSYFDGYVIDGTARIRFVCFNPQKHQTIASLARSGEALAFGNVLMKKNKATNAMEAHLQDNTSFMRSPKKIDLPNHLDANTSVPKKISIADVDKQAPDQLITVDAKVLELSPPTTLTSCSRAGSKIRRIVVGDQTGCCILTLWNDFSDAVEIDRSYTFESMGIKSFGDARYLYTPQRNGAIVPCPDLADLFPQTITLTETPTTVEKVKVTGISDYAKYHVCPACTSGRVSRVENDAFEGAGRCLSCGTLTLIENCQSAAYALLTLSAETSTILLSADAAQLAEIAQCPIDALNEYVLLKSEEFRVKYTKNKKIVSVEREKNPSTSISVSTHLGVSETGQQEVMAAQGSTPSKVPSASTAVRSLSAAFSAVSETSGGKRQMAKNRKK is encoded by the exons ATGACGTCGCCGTATCCATCGCCGACGAAGTCTCAGATAGCGACAGACTACGAACGTCTGTCAGACGTCGCCTACTCGCCGCTGA ACTACCGAGCGAACttccacgccgtcgtcgacacgCTGTCCGACGTCAAGCAGCCAGCAAATGCGGGCCAATCGCGAGTTTCGTCCTACTTCGACGGATACGTGATCGACGGGACGGCGCGAATACGTTTCGTCTGTTTCAACCCGCAAAAGCACCAGACGATCGCGAGCCTCGCCCGAAGCGGCGAAGCCCTGGCATTCGGCAACGtgctgatgaagaagaataAAGCGACGAATGCAATGGAAGCGCATTTGCAGGACAACACGTCTTTCATGCGAtcgccgaagaaaatcgacctGCCGAACCATCTTGACGCCAATACCAGCGTCCCGAAAAAGATCTCCAttgccgacgtcgacaaacAAGCTCCCGACCAGCTCATCACCGTCGACGCCAAAGTCCTCGAACTATCTCCGCCGACAACGTTGACCTCCTGCTCTCGCGCTGGTTCGAAAATCagaagaatcgtcgtcggcgaccaGACCGGATGCTGCATTCTGACCCTGTGGAACGATTtcagcgacgccgtcgaaatcgacCGCAGCTACACGTTCGAGTCGATGGGAATCAAatcgttcggcgacgcgcgTTACCTGTACACGCCGCAGCGAAATGGCGCCATCGTTCCCTGCCCCGACCTCGCGGACCTTTTCCCTCAGACGATCACTCTCACCGAGACGCCTACCACCGTGGAAAAGGTCAAGGTCACAGGAATTTCGGACTACGCCAAATATCACGTTTGCCCGGCGTGCACGTCTGGCCGCGTCAGccgcgtcgaaaacgacgccttCGAAGGAGCAGGTCGCTGTTTGTCGTGCGGCACCCTAACGCTCATCGAAAACTGTCAAAGCGCCGCCTACGCCCTCTTGACGCTGTCCGCCGAAACCTCCACCATTCTTCTCAgcgccgacgccgctcaATTGGCGGAAATTGCTCAATGCCCGATCGACGCGCTGAACGAATATGTTCTTCTGAAATCAGAAGAGTTTCGCGTCAAatacacaaaaaataaaaaaattgtcagcgtcgagcgagagaagaatccgtcgacgtcgatttccgtTTCGACGCACCTCGGCGTGTCGGAGACTGGACAACAGGAAGTCATGGCTGCTCAAGGCTCCACGCCGTCTAAAGTGCCATCTGCATCTACGGCtgttcgttctctttccgcTGCCTTTTCAGCTGTGTCCGAAACAAGCGGTGGGAAGCGCCAAATGgctaaaaatcgaaagaagTAA
- the LOC136187372 gene encoding uncharacterized protein, which translates to MTMLQFYAFRIMKRDNDFNILLRAGELSHQFIVDVFAKIETDRLNHIRLNQENLHAAAYSCLRDAVETDGNAQNVGQLVVLPSSFTGGPRYMHEKCQDAMTYVKHNGAPDLFITMTCNTNWPEITSELFPGQKSKDRHDLIARVFRLKVEMFMHLVDTYRIYGLKRCHVYTIEWQKRGLPHVHMLAWMAEKIRPDQIDSLISAELPDRNEDPALFATVTKHMIHGPCGPLNPRSPCMKDGQCTKRYPRQFLRETVTSLNGYPLYRRRSPDDGGQETTIGRFHVDNRWVVPHSPFLSRTFDAHVNVEYCRSFCALKYLMAYLNKGKDKAVVGLANRYRNDEITRYQIARYISTNEGIWRILKFPIHDHFPAIEQLQVHLENDQRTLFNAQNAEDLAQEPPANTLTGFFDLCSKDDFAKTLLYVDVPRYYRWVKKKWQRRKQGRQLPDNPGISESTTLGRIYTVHPRNIECYLLRLLLLHVRGPTSFADLRTVDDTVFDTYAGACRERGLLADDQHWHLALTEATVTDRPYKIRDMFAIMLHMCQISDPLRLWEQHKEAMAQDFLRTLRRRANDDTLPYTDAIFNRALLSIENKLLSFPGGKPLSEYHLPSPDRSSEQNDDGLPREIAAEYSYNTAELQERLTTNEQSLTPDQRHVYEQLLAYVARGPGDSIIFLDAPGGTGKTYLLNLFLDKVRSQGDIALAVASSGIAATLLTGGKTAHSVFKLPLDISRYERPTCTIQKNTARARLLSLAKVVVWDECTMANKKALEALDRSLRDIRNNDTLMGGLPLILAGDFRQTLPVIPKGTKADEIAACLKYSRSIWPKVRTLRLTTNMRVHLYGDSESGSYAQLLLEIGNGTIASDPQDGLINVPCGTVVQTSNELIQAVFPQLNERYKNIAWLGYSRATK; encoded by the coding sequence ATGACGATGTTGCAGTTTTACGCATTTCGAATCATGAAGCGCGACAACGACTTCAACATACTACTTCGCGCAGGCGAATTGTCCCACCAGTTTATCGTAGACGTCTTCGCCAAAATCGAAACCGACAGACTCAACCACATACGCTTAAATCAAGAAAACCTGCACGCGGCCGCATACAGCTGCCTACGAGATGCAGTCGAAACCGACGGCAACGCACAAAACGTCGGTCAGTTAGTAGTGctaccgtcgtcgttcaccGGCGGCCCACGATATATGCACGAAAAATGCCAGGACGCAATGACCTACGTCAAACACAATGGCGCTCCCGATTTGTTCATTACGATGACTTGCAACACCAACTGGCCGGAGATAACAAGCGAACTATTTCCCGGACAAAAGTCGAAGGACCGGCACGACCTGATTGCCAGAGTTTTCCGCTTGAAAGTTGAAATGTTTATGCATCTGGTCGACACTTACAGAATTTACGGCCTCAAGCGCTGTCACGTTTACACAATCGAGTGGCAAAAACGCGGCTTGCCTCACGTTCACATGCTCGCGTGGATGGCAGAGAAAATTCGTCCAGATCAAATTGACAGCCTCATAAGCGCCGAACTCCCCGATCGCAACGAAGACCCGGCACTCTTTGCCACCGTCACAAAACACATGATCCACGGGCCGTGCGGTCCACTTAATCCCAGATCTCCGTGCATGAAAGACGGACAGTGCACAAAACGTTACCCTAGGCAGTTTCTGCGCGAAACCGTCACTTCTCTGAACGGCTATCCGCTGTATCGCCGACGATCTCCCGATGACGGCGGACAAGAAACAACCATAGGCAGATTTCACGTCGACAACAGGTGGGTCGTTCCACACAGTCCATTTCTCTCTCGCACATTTGACGCTCACGTAAACGTTGAGTACTGTCGATCATTTTGCGCTCTCAAATACCTAATGGCTTACCTAAACAAAGGTAAAGACAAAGCCGTCGTCGGGTTGGCAAATCGGtaccgaaacgacgaaataacGCGATATCAAATAGCAAGGTACATAAGTACGAATGAAGGCATTTGGCGCATCTTGAAGTTTCCCATTCACGACCACTTTCCCGCTATTGAGCAACTTCAAGTTCACCTCGAAAACGATCAGAGAACGCTCTTCAACGCACAGAACGCAGAGGATCTCGCACAGGAGCCCCCCGCGAACACGCTAACCGGTTTCTTTGACCTGTGCTCTAAAGATGATTTTGCTAAAACTCTTCtctacgtcgacgttccgcgATACTACCGATGGGTCAAGAAAAAGTGGCAACGACGGAAGCAAGGTCGCCAATTGCCCGACAATCCAGGTATTAGCGAATCAACAACTTTAGGGCGCATTTACACTGTCCATCCGAGGAACATTGAATGCTATCTTTTGCGACTTCTCTTGCTCCACGTTCGAGGACCGACGTCTTTCGCAGACCTACGAACTGTCGACGATACCGTATTCGATACGTACGCCGGAGCCTGCAGAGAACGCGGACTTCTTGCCGACGATCAGCATTGGCACCTCGCACTCACAGAAGCCACGGTAACAGATCGTCCATACAAAATTCGCGACATGTTTGCCATCATGCTCCACATGTGCCAAATCTCGGATCCCCTTCGCCTTTGGGAACAACACAAAGAAGCGATGGCTCAAGATTTCCTTCGAACGCTTCGCAGACGTgcaaacgacgacacgcTACCGTACACTGACGCAATTTTCAATCGAGCCCTTCTTTCAATCGAAAACAAGTTGCTTTCCTTTCCCGGCGGAAAACCACTCAGCGAGTACCACTTGCCAAGTCCCGACCGCTCTTCTGaacagaacgacgacggcctTCCTAGAGAAATTGCCGCCGAATACTCTTATAATACTGCCGAATTGCAAGAACGACTGACCACGAACGAACAGTCTCTCACGCCAGACCAAAGACACGTTTACGAACAATTGCTCGCTTACGTCGCTCGCGGTCCCGGCGATTCTATCATCTTTCTCGATGCTCCAGGAGGAACAGGGAAAACCTATTTGCtcaatcttttccttgataAAGTACGATCGCAAGGCGACATTgccctcgccgtcgcttcttcCGGCATCGCGGCAACACTCCTTACTGGCGGCAAGACTGCACACTCTGTTTTTAAGCTACCTCTAGATATCAGTCGTTACGAGCGTCCCACATGCACCATTCAGAAAAACACTGCACGGGCGCGACTTCTCTCCCTGGCCAAAGTCGTAGTGTGGGACGAATGCACCATGGCAAACAAAAAGGCTCTTGAGGCATTAGACAGATCTCTGCGAGACATTCGAAACAACGACACGCTCATGGGAGGTCTGCCTCTAATACTGGCAGGTGACTTCCGCCAAACTCTACCGGTGATACCAAAGGGAACCAAGGCCGACGAGATTGCCGCATGCTTGAAATACTCGCGCTCCATTTGGCCCAAAGTCCGAACTTTGCGTTTGACGACGAACATGAGAGTTCACCTGTACGGAGACAGCGAGTCGGGCTCTTACGCACAGTTACTTTTGGAAATCGGCAACGGCACGATAGCGAGCGACCCTCAAGACGGTCTCATTAATGTTCCTTGCGGCACCGTCGTCCAGACCTCGAACGAACTCATACAAGCCGTTTTCCCTCAACTTAACGAACGATACAAAAACATTGCCTGGCTTGGCTATTCTCGCGCCACGAAATGA
- the LOC136187371 gene encoding zinc finger BED domain-containing protein 4-like has product MMKHLKSKHLSEYQVVIAEQNADKQAEPASKQPTLPATLKRSVTYDSESFRKRKIDDALIKMIALDLQPASVVEDTGFRHLVHTLDPRYQLPSRRSLMRSQLPDLYDKIKANLKERISKVQFCSITTDLWTSRTTESYITVTCHFVEEWVLRCKGSEKLKTLQQQMNLPQHKLVQDVDTRWNSSYYMLERMIEQYEAVSSALCMMGKKDLTFDEENLQIMKEAVALLRPFEQATVEALPFIRESAETAQQRLLAEMNLVPRVMEKTTARTSFVDHTIELREYLHTKNLPRNENPLLWWKSHIIQFPVLSKMAEKYLSMAGTSVPSERSFSAAGQLISERRSRLKPENVNMYLFLHKNLKLLDHQ; this is encoded by the exons ATGATGAAGCACCTTAAATCTAAGCATTTGTCAGAGTATCAAGTCGTCATAGCCGAGCAAAATGCAGATAAACAGGCTGAGCCGGCTTCCAAGCAGCCAACTCTGCCAGCAACCCTGAAGAGGTCAGTCACATACGACTCGGAATCTttccgaaaacgaaaaattgacgacgcgCTTATTAAAATGATCGCTTTGGATCTCCAACCTGCGTCCGTCGTTGAAGATACAGGATTTCGTCACTTGGTTCATACGTTGGATCCCCGCTATCAATTGCCAAGTCGTCGCAGCCTTATGAGGTCCCAACTGCCAGACCTTTATGACAAAATTAAAGCCAATCTAAAGGAAAGAATTTCTAAAGTGCAGTTTTGCTCCATAACGACTGATCTTTGGACTTCACGAACGACCGAATCATACATCACGGTCACTTGTCATTTTGTCGAAGAGTGGGTTTTACG TTGCAAAGGCAGCGAGAAGCTCAAAACGTTGCAGCAGCAAATGAACTTGCCGCAGCACAAACTTGTCCAAGATGTTGACACACGGTGGAACTCTAGCTACTATATGCTAGAGCGCATGATAGAGCAGTACGAGGCAGTATCGTCTGCCCTTTGCATGATGGGGAAGAAGGATCTAACGTTTGATGAGGAAAACCTCCAAATAATGAAAGAAGCTGTTGCTCTGCTGCGTCCGTTTGAGCAAGCTACCGTAGAG GCTTTGCCATTTATAAGAGAAAGTGCCGAGACGGCTCAGCAGCGCTTACTTGCAGAAATGAATCTAGTTCCAAG GGTGATGGAGAAAACAACAGCTAGGACGAGTTTCGTGGACCACACGATAGAACTACGCGAATACCTGCATACAAAGAACCTTCCAAGAAATGAAAACCCTCTTCTCTGGTGGAAATCACACATCATCCAGTTTCCAGTGCTCTCAAAAATGGCAGAGAAGTATCTATCAATGGCCGGTACTTCCGTGCCGTCTGAGAGGTCCTTCTCAGCAGCAGGCCAGCTTATATCTGAAAGACGAAGCAGACTTAAACCAGAAAACGTTAATATGTACCTTTTCCTGCATAAGAACCTGAAGTTGTTGGATCATCAATAG
- the LOC136187369 gene encoding uncharacterized protein: MRVHLYGDRESGSYAQLLLEIGNGRIPTGPEEGLINVPCGTVVQLSNELIQAVFPQIHERYRDTAWLGERAILAPRNDAVNQINDTMLQLIPENEKVYLAVDTTLEPDDAVNYPTEVLNSLNPPVFLRTPWL, encoded by the coding sequence ATGAGAGTGCATCTGTACGGAGACCGCGAATCAGGCTCTTATGCACAATTACTCTTGGAAATCGGAAATGGAAGGATTCCAACTGGCCCTGAAGAGGGTCTTATTAACGTACCTTGCGGCACAGTAGTCCAATTATCTAACGAACTCATACAAGCCGTTTTTCCTCAAATTCACGAACGATACAGAGACACCGCCTGGCTTGGCGAACGCGCAATTCTCGCTCCTCGAAATGACGCCGTCAATCAAATAAACGACACTATGCTGCAGCTCATaccagaaaacgaaaaagtcTATCTCGCCGTCGATACGACCTTAGAACCAGACGATGCAGTCAACTATCCCACCGAAGTTCTTAATTCTCTTAATCCCCCGGTCTTTCTGCGTACACCTTGGCTCTAA